DNA from Fibrobacter sp. UWB15:
GGTTTTCTTCGAAGGTGTCGCGGACCTTCTGGACAAGCCGTTCTTCGCGGGCCTTGCGTTCGGACCTTGCCGTTTCCTGTTTTGACCACTGGTAGTAGGAACACTGCGGTATTCCTAGGGCTCTGCACATCTTCCTGACTGAGTATTTCTTGCGGTTCACGTGTATCGCCTCGCATTTCAGTCGTGTGGTCGCATAAAGATGTGCAGGGATTTTTTTAGGATCTCTACCGTCTCCTTCTCGTCCGCGAGTTCCTTTTCGCGTTTCTTCAGGAGCTTCTCCAGTTCCCTATTCTTGGTGGCGAGTTCCTCGACGGACACCTTGCGGATGCGCCGTTCCTCGCGATAGCTCGGCAGGTTGTGTTCCTTGCGGTACTCGTTTACCCACCTACCGACCGTATTTGGCCCTATTCCGAGTTCCTTGGCTATCTGATTTGCGGACTTTTCGCCTTTCAGGACCAGTTTGATGACTTGTTCCCTTGTCTCGGAGTTGTAGTTGACTTTTGCCATTGTTTTACCTTTTTGGGGTTGCGCAATGAATATAGTAGCTTATGCTACCCTCTTATTAAACTCCTGCATAGTCCAAAAAACGAGGAAGTTCATTCCTCGCAAATTAGCGATCAAGTCATAGCAAAATGCTAAAAAGAGATTAAACTCTTTTTAGCACCCAATGGCGCTATACTCGAATCCAGCTTCGGCGAGTTCCTTGGGGTCGTAGATATTGCGGCCGTCGATGATGAGGGCGTTCTTCATGGACTTTTTCATCACGCCGAAGCTCGGCATGCGGAACTGTTTCCATTCGGTGACGAGCAGCAAAGCGTCTGCGTCGAGCAAGGCTTCGTACATGTCGTTGCAATAAACGATCTGCTTTACGATTGCCGCGGCATCGGGGCGCCCAGCCATTCTGCGCTTGCATTCGTTCATGGCGACCGGGTCATACACGCGCACGACTGCGCCGGCCTTTACCAGCAAATCAATCAACACGAGTGCAGTGGCTTCGCGCATGTCGTCGGTCTCGGGCTTGAAAGCGAGGCCCCACATGGCGATGGTCTTGCCCTTCAAATTTTCCACCCCACCGAAACGGGCCGCCAATTTTTTGAAAAGCACTGTTTTCTGGTATTCATTCACCTCTTCAACAGCCTTGAGAACGCCCATCTTGTAGCCGTTCTTCTCGGCGGTCTTGATGAGGGCCTTCACATCCTTCGGGAAGCAGCTTCCGCCGTAACCGCAGCCGGGGTAAAGGAACTTGGAGCCAATACGGGTATCGCTGCCGATGCCCTTACGGACCATGTTCACGTCGGCGCCCACGAGTTCGCAGAGGTTCGCGATGTCGTTCATGAAGCTGATGCGGGTCGCGAGCATGGAGTTCGCGGCATACTTGATCATCTCGGCGCTCGGGATGTCGGTGAAAATCACGCGGAAGTTGTTGAGCATCATCGGACGGTAGAGGCGGATCATGAGTTCCTTGGCCTGTTCACTTTCGACGCCAACCACGACGCGGTCGGGTTTCATGAAGTCCGTGATGGCGCTTCCTTCCTTAAGAAATTCCGGATTGCTGGCCACGTCAAACGGGATCTTGACGCCGCGCTTGTCGAGTTCTTGTTGGATGGCGGCCTTGACCTTCTTGGCAGTGCCGACCGGAACAGTCGATTTTGTCACGAGAACCGTGTATTTCTTAATGTTCTGGCCGAAGGTGCGCGCGACAGCGAGAACGTGCTGCAAGTCGGCGGAGCCGTCTTCGTCAGGGGGCGTGCCCACGGCACTAAAGACCATCTCGACATCGTCAAGGACGCTCGCCAAATCCGTCGTGAACTTCAGGCGGCCTTCGCGCTGGTTGCGGAGCACCATCTCGTCGAGGCCCGGTTCGTATATAGGGATTTCGCCCTTCTGGAGGGATTCAATCTTGGCCTGGTTCACATCGACGCAAGTGACGTTGACGCCCATCTCGGCAAAGCATGTGCCGCTCACAAGGCCTACATAACCCGTACCAACAATGGCAATATTCATATTCTCTCCTTCAATTTCTTTAAAAATTTCTCACTTATTCACGACAAAAATAAAAAACTTTTTAGCACAAAGTGTCAAAATGCAAATTCCCACGCGGGAATCTTTACGGGCGTTCCCTGCTACGCAGGGCCGGGCTCTCGCGGCATAAAATTGCGGCATCACTCCGCAATTTTTCCGCCTAAAGGGCCGAGCGCAGAATACTAGCGGCCCTCCCGGCCCTCCGGGCTTCGATCCCTAACGCATAACACAAAGGGAAATACCCAAGAAACAACTATTTCGTCTGAAATCATAAGTCATCAAAAATGCTACCTTTGAGCACAAAGAAATGAAAATTGCACATCATGCTCTACTTGATGGTTGACATTTCTGGACGAAGTCCAGTTTACGATATTCCCTTGTGCGAGGCATTACATAAGGTATTGTCTCCGGAGCACCATCTAAAACTGCTAGCACCAAACATCGATCCAAAAGATGTTGATTTTGATTGTGGTAGACTACTCAACATAATCCCCCACAGACTACAAAACAGCAATAGAATTCCATTCCGAGCAATAAAGGCCCTAATGATCATCGTGAACTATATCGGCCTTATAACACATGTTGCCTTAAGAAAGCCGGACATTTTACATTTGCAGTGGTTGCCGCTTATCGAGGTCTCCACCATCGAAAAGTATTTTCTTAAAATTCTACGATTCATCGTACCAAAAACCCAACTGTTATTGACAATCCACAATGTCTACCCACACAATAGCAGCGAAACAAGTAGGCAAATTTACAGAGAACGTTTTTCCAAGGTCGAGCCATACTTTGACAAGTTTATAGTTCACCTAGAAACGACAAAGAAGGAGTTCTGTTCCGCTTTCGGGATTTCGGCAGAGCGAGTCAAGGTTCTCCATCACGGAGTTTTAGCACCCAAGGGGCACGATACGATACGACGCCAACGAAGCAAAGTACTAAAACTTATTATGTTCGGCAACCAAAGTACTTATAAGGGAACCGATGTCTTTGTTGACGCACTGACCATGCTCCCACAGGGATACAAAAAAAAGGTTCACGCCCTGATTGTCGGGAAAATGTATTCTGACTACTTGAACAAACTGGAAGAAAAGAAAAATAACGAGAATATCGAATTCATTCCCGAGTATGTATCCGACGAGGATCTATACAAATACATAGCCCATTCTGATATAATCGTCTTACCCTATCGCGAAATTTCGCAAAGCGGAGTCCTTTTACTTGCGCTGAGCACGAAACGATTGATTATAACTTCGGACATTCCCAGTTTCAAGGAAACTCTTATGGGTTTGGGCGAAAACACTTTCTTTGAAAATGGGAACGCAGCAAGCCTGTCAAAGTTGATTGTAAAGTATGCAGACAACTTGGTTGATGAAAACAAACAACTAGACGCGATAGAAAGCCTTGAGGCCAAGTATTCGTGGATGAATGTCGCTAAAAAATACAGAGCGTTTATTGACGAAATGTAAAACAATCAGCACTTCGCGACAATCCGTTTTTCAATATTCGCGTCACAAACTGATTCGTCATTCCATACAATACAATCCTTTAACACGGAATTCCATACTGTACAATTATCACCTATGGTAACATTAGGGCCAATAACGCTATTTGCAATTATTACATTCTTGCCAATATAACAAGGTGAGATTAACTTTACATTATGTATTGAATCTATAGATTCAACTTTTTCAAT
Protein-coding regions in this window:
- a CDS encoding transposase gives rise to the protein MAKVNYNSETREQVIKLVLKGEKSANQIAKELGIGPNTVGRWVNEYRKEHNLPSYREERRIRKVSVEELATKNRELEKLLKKREKELADEKETVEILKKSLHIFMRPHD
- a CDS encoding glycosyltransferase — its product is MVDISGRSPVYDIPLCEALHKVLSPEHHLKLLAPNIDPKDVDFDCGRLLNIIPHRLQNSNRIPFRAIKALMIIVNYIGLITHVALRKPDILHLQWLPLIEVSTIEKYFLKILRFIVPKTQLLLTIHNVYPHNSSETSRQIYRERFSKVEPYFDKFIVHLETTKKEFCSAFGISAERVKVLHHGVLAPKGHDTIRRQRSKVLKLIMFGNQSTYKGTDVFVDALTMLPQGYKKKVHALIVGKMYSDYLNKLEEKKNNENIEFIPEYVSDEDLYKYIAHSDIIVLPYREISQSGVLLLALSTKRLIITSDIPSFKETLMGLGENTFFENGNAASLSKLIVKYADNLVDENKQLDAIESLEAKYSWMNVAKKYRAFIDEM
- a CDS encoding UDP-glucose/GDP-mannose dehydrogenase family protein, whose protein sequence is MNIAIVGTGYVGLVSGTCFAEMGVNVTCVDVNQAKIESLQKGEIPIYEPGLDEMVLRNQREGRLKFTTDLASVLDDVEMVFSAVGTPPDEDGSADLQHVLAVARTFGQNIKKYTVLVTKSTVPVGTAKKVKAAIQQELDKRGVKIPFDVASNPEFLKEGSAITDFMKPDRVVVGVESEQAKELMIRLYRPMMLNNFRVIFTDIPSAEMIKYAANSMLATRISFMNDIANLCELVGADVNMVRKGIGSDTRIGSKFLYPGCGYGGSCFPKDVKALIKTAEKNGYKMGVLKAVEEVNEYQKTVLFKKLAARFGGVENLKGKTIAMWGLAFKPETDDMREATALVLIDLLVKAGAVVRVYDPVAMNECKRRMAGRPDAAAIVKQIVYCNDMYEALLDADALLLVTEWKQFRMPSFGVMKKSMKNALIIDGRNIYDPKELAEAGFEYSAIGC